A genomic segment from Labilithrix sp. encodes:
- a CDS encoding protein kinase gives MSDIKSGGTYFLGRYRVVDEIGIGGMASVHLARMDGPGGFQKWVAIKKIHTHLVEDDSFVQMFLDEARVAARISHPNVATVFDLGKHEDTYWIAMEYLHGEPLREVMRRTEELGTAMPPEIACRVIADAAEGLHAAHELLGKNGEKLGLVHRDVTPHNLFVTYDGVTKVVDFGIAKFSSRMSHTRAGTLKGKLAYMSPEQVHGETIDRRTDIFALGVVLWELTTGQRLFRMESDLDTLAKVQECNVPRPSTLIRGYPVDLEKIVMKALAKNRGERFKTARELSRALQSLLMRRGLFIASDEVAAYTQQIFQDRIQKREAHLRWAAEVTQTINVDQLLSKPKLGTGEYTNSEERPAGPPKPAAGGPPRPAAGMPPAPAAGAPPPGGWGQMPPPGPQILPADGKETANSLTTPRGPSGPPKFGRPPPAPRPAAGAPISAGLLDDDAHPADGDGPTIQGSALSDQYRGGLSEPPTLMHISEADRPKQGRPPARSAASAEVLDAEELAEEDQDQTIVGNSREPNHAGPGYPPPTPAAGRNPNAPMPPGPVPTPPRPNAQRIAAMTGPIAHASPSQPSFSHSPSYPGEMHSGGYDQIPGSNPNPLGMTTPAGYDQQQQADYNTHAMPIYRQQQAPTGPQGDFVPITQVGMMGPRMAPTVQRIQHNDNRTMTAQRFKRRPPMWVVAALSCSVALLVAGIVIAIISTTNPQPVAKSTAPVGSSAGSVAGPFTAARDAFQNATAPQPSAPVLPPTGGIAPPPGGVVPPAPV, from the coding sequence ATGTCCGACATCAAGAGCGGCGGCACCTATTTCCTCGGGCGCTACCGCGTCGTCGACGAGATCGGCATCGGCGGTATGGCGAGCGTGCACCTTGCACGCATGGACGGCCCCGGCGGCTTCCAGAAGTGGGTCGCGATCAAGAAGATCCACACCCACCTCGTCGAGGACGACTCCTTCGTCCAGATGTTCCTCGACGAAGCGCGCGTCGCCGCGCGCATCTCGCACCCGAACGTCGCGACGGTGTTCGACCTCGGCAAGCACGAGGACACGTACTGGATCGCGATGGAGTACCTCCATGGCGAGCCGCTCCGCGAGGTGATGCGGCGGACCGAGGAGCTCGGCACCGCGATGCCGCCGGAGATCGCGTGCCGCGTCATCGCCGATGCGGCGGAGGGCCTCCACGCCGCGCACGAGCTGCTCGGCAAGAACGGTGAGAAGCTCGGCCTCGTCCACCGCGACGTCACCCCGCACAACCTCTTCGTCACGTACGACGGCGTCACCAAGGTCGTCGACTTCGGCATCGCGAAGTTCAGCTCACGCATGAGCCACACGCGCGCGGGCACGCTCAAGGGCAAGCTCGCGTACATGAGCCCGGAGCAGGTCCACGGCGAGACCATCGATCGCCGCACCGACATCTTCGCGCTCGGCGTCGTCTTGTGGGAGCTCACGACCGGGCAGCGGCTCTTCCGCATGGAGAGCGATCTCGACACGCTCGCGAAGGTGCAGGAGTGCAACGTCCCGCGCCCGTCGACGCTCATCCGCGGCTACCCCGTCGACCTCGAGAAGATCGTGATGAAGGCGCTCGCGAAGAACCGCGGCGAGCGCTTCAAGACCGCGCGCGAGCTCTCGCGCGCGCTGCAGTCGCTCCTCATGCGGCGCGGCCTCTTCATCGCGTCCGATGAAGTTGCAGCATACACGCAACAGATCTTCCAGGACCGCATCCAGAAGCGCGAGGCGCACCTCCGCTGGGCGGCCGAGGTCACGCAGACGATCAACGTCGACCAGCTCCTCTCGAAGCCGAAGCTCGGGACGGGCGAGTACACGAACTCGGAGGAGCGCCCCGCGGGTCCGCCGAAGCCGGCCGCCGGCGGCCCGCCGAGACCGGCCGCCGGCATGCCGCCGGCCCCCGCCGCAGGCGCGCCCCCGCCGGGCGGATGGGGACAGATGCCTCCGCCGGGCCCGCAGATCCTCCCCGCCGACGGCAAAGAGACCGCGAACTCGCTCACCACCCCGCGCGGGCCGTCGGGTCCGCCGAAGTTCGGCCGCCCGCCGCCGGCGCCGCGCCCCGCCGCGGGCGCGCCGATCAGCGCGGGCCTCCTCGACGACGACGCGCATCCGGCCGACGGCGACGGCCCCACGATCCAGGGCTCCGCGCTGAGCGATCAGTACCGCGGCGGGCTCAGCGAGCCGCCGACGTTGATGCACATCTCGGAGGCCGATCGCCCGAAGCAAGGGCGGCCGCCTGCGCGCAGCGCCGCGTCGGCCGAGGTGCTCGACGCCGAGGAGCTCGCCGAAGAGGACCAGGACCAGACCATCGTCGGCAACTCGCGCGAGCCCAACCACGCCGGTCCCGGCTACCCGCCGCCGACGCCGGCGGCGGGGCGCAACCCGAACGCGCCGATGCCGCCGGGGCCGGTGCCCACGCCGCCGCGCCCGAACGCCCAGCGCATCGCGGCGATGACGGGGCCGATCGCGCACGCCTCGCCTTCGCAGCCGTCGTTCTCGCACTCGCCGTCGTATCCCGGCGAGATGCACAGCGGCGGGTACGACCAGATCCCGGGCTCGAACCCGAACCCGCTCGGGATGACGACGCCGGCGGGGTACGACCAGCAGCAGCAGGCCGACTACAACACGCACGCGATGCCGATCTATCGGCAGCAGCAGGCGCCGACCGGTCCGCAAGGCGACTTCGTCCCCATCACGCAGGTCGGTATGATGGGCCCGCGCATGGCGCCGACGGTGCAGCGCATCCAGCACAACGACAACCGCACGATGACGGCGCAGCGCTTCAAGCGCCGCCCGCCGATGTGGGTCGTCGCCGCGCTGTCGTGCTCCGTCGCGCTCCTCGTCGCGGGCATCGTCATCGCGATCATCTCGACGACGAACCCGCAGCCGGTCGCGAAGAGCACCGCGCCGGTGGGCTCGAGCGCGGGATCGGTCGCGGGTCCGTTCACCGCCGCGCGGGACGCGTTCCAGAACGCGACCGCGCCGCAGCCCTCCGCGCCGGTGCTCCCCCCGACGGGCGGGATCGCGCCGCCGCCGGGCGGAGTCGTTCCCCCGGCCCCGGTG
- a CDS encoding tetratricopeptide repeat protein → MRVSSLARFVVSFMLCMALASSAFAEDNAAGGPALRAARAAWDRGSLETAEPLYREALEKGGLAPPEVLEGYVRLGAIRAALGKKDQAIAAFKAASIIDATFTLPPEGRSRSAPYAEKAKRDTAKIGSIQLGIKTVKETASGKPFKVTATLDKGHLPIVAKIGVVAKDGTTGKEISLDAKPDESVEFEIGPEVTLPGASIVVRVDALDNHQNRIASVEERVRVPPEYGTGGGPATGPSSSSSSTTGPAASTGSGFTAQGPQAPRGDQNLRRGGGFWSSPWPYVIGGVVLAGVGSAVFFGTRPPANLDIDSPRTNDR, encoded by the coding sequence TTGCGCGTTTCGTCGCTCGCCCGGTTCGTCGTGTCGTTCATGCTCTGCATGGCGCTGGCGAGCTCTGCGTTCGCGGAGGACAACGCGGCGGGTGGGCCTGCGCTGCGCGCGGCGCGGGCCGCGTGGGACCGCGGCTCGCTCGAGACGGCGGAGCCGCTCTATCGCGAGGCGCTCGAGAAAGGTGGGCTCGCACCGCCCGAGGTGCTCGAGGGATACGTGCGGCTCGGCGCGATCCGCGCGGCGCTCGGCAAGAAGGACCAGGCGATCGCGGCGTTCAAGGCGGCGTCGATCATCGACGCGACGTTCACGCTGCCGCCCGAAGGACGGAGCCGCTCCGCGCCCTACGCCGAGAAGGCGAAGCGGGACACCGCGAAGATCGGAAGCATCCAGCTCGGCATCAAGACGGTGAAGGAGACCGCATCCGGAAAGCCGTTCAAGGTCACGGCCACGCTCGACAAAGGACACCTGCCGATCGTCGCGAAGATCGGCGTCGTCGCGAAGGACGGGACGACCGGCAAGGAGATCTCGCTCGACGCGAAGCCCGACGAGAGCGTGGAGTTCGAGATCGGGCCCGAGGTCACGCTGCCGGGCGCGAGCATCGTCGTGCGCGTCGACGCGCTCGACAACCACCAGAACCGGATCGCGTCAGTCGAAGAGCGCGTCCGCGTCCCTCCCGAGTACGGCACGGGCGGCGGCCCCGCGACCGGTCCTTCTTCGTCGTCTTCGTCCACCACCGGCCCGGCCGCGAGCACGGGCTCGGGCTTCACCGCGCAGGGCCCGCAGGCGCCGCGCGGCGACCAGAACCTCCGTCGCGGCGGCGGCTTCTGGTCCTCGCCGTGGCCCTACGTCATCGGCGGGGTCGTCCTCGCCGGCGTCGGGAGCGCGGTCTTCTTCGGGACGCGCCCGCCCGCAAACCTCGACATCGACTCTCCGCGCACGAACGATCGCTGA